In Helianthus annuus cultivar XRQ/B chromosome 9, HanXRQr2.0-SUNRISE, whole genome shotgun sequence, the following are encoded in one genomic region:
- the LOC110877303 gene encoding protein OS-9 homolog produces MGSILMWVLLVFANLCNYNVLADPIFSTHTGGLSRSSREPKYDIEFHTEDSPFLPDDDQESVVMPKSNGENFLCYLPKVEKPENDKPAIRENTTSLILETEKRFKLKTPDELLEPLKDRCLIRQEGWWSYEFCYHKKLRQVHVEDDRIVQEFVLGEYDAEATAAYNRNLSDISTLKDPRSIDASQRYHAHQYTNGTTCDLTNEPRETEVRFVCSEPRAMISSITELSTCKYAITIHCPTLCKHPLFQEERPVWYTINCNPVPKDYKQPNMEDGIVPEHKIAMVTDKESPSISKSVSEEYAT; encoded by the exons ATGGGTTCGATTCTGATGTGGGTTTTACTTGTATTCGCCAATTTATGCAATTACAACGTCTTAGCCGATCCAATCTTCTCAACTCACACAG GTGGCTTAAGCCGCAGCTCTCGTGAACCAAAATATGATATCGAGTTCCACACAGAAGATTCACCATTTCTTCCT GATGATGATCAAGAATCAGTGGTCATGCCAAAGAGCAACGGCGAAAATTTTCTATGTTATTTGCCAAAAGTGGAGAAACCCGAGAATGATAAACCTGCCATACGCGAAAACACAACCAGCTTAATTTTGGAAACCGAAAAACGATTCAAACTCAAGACACCAGACGAGCTGCTTGAACCACTTAAAGACCGATGCTTAATCAGG CAAGAGGGGTGGTGGTCTTATGAATTTTGTTACCACAAGAAGTTGCGTCAAGTTCATGTAGAAGATGACAGG ATTGTTCAAGAATTTGTATTGGGTGAATACGATGCTGAAGCTACAGCTGCTTATAATCGTAACCTGTCTGACATTTCAACTTTAAAAGATCCTCGCTCAATAGATGCGTCACAAAG GTATCATGCTCATCAATACACAAACGGAACCACTTGTGATCTTACAAACGAGCCTCGAGAAACCGAG GTAAGATTTGTGTGTTCCGAACCTAGAGCAATGATTAGTTCCATTACCGAGTTATCAACATGCAAATATGCAATCACGATCCATTGCCCAACGCTCTGCAAACACCC GTTGTTCCAAGAAGAAAGACCGGTATGGTATACAATCAACTGTAACCCGGTCCCAAAAGATTACAAACAACCAAACATGGAGGATGGCATTGTTCCTGAACACAAGATTGCTATGGTGACCGATAAGGAATCACCATCGATATCCAAATCTGTTTCGGAAGAATATGCAACATAA